One genomic segment of Hydrocarboniclastica marina includes these proteins:
- the sfsA gene encoding DNA/RNA nuclease SfsA, with the protein MDFSTPLQPALLERRYKRFLADVVLESGERTTVHCANTGSMLGCAEPGSRVWLSRATNPNRKLAFTWELVELDHGHLACINTARPNSLVAEAIAAGRVTALQGYRRMRREVKYGDASRVDLWLGEHVDGRPDAWVEVKSVTLGSAGRGRFPDAVTLRGQKHLRELAAKARLGERAVLFFCVSHTGIDSVRPADDIDPVYGRTLREAVEAGVEVMAWRLTISPTAMNVDCPLPVLLESAPG; encoded by the coding sequence ATGGATTTTAGCACTCCGCTACAACCCGCTCTCCTTGAGCGGCGTTATAAGCGCTTTCTCGCCGACGTCGTACTGGAATCCGGTGAGCGGACAACAGTCCACTGTGCGAATACGGGATCAATGCTCGGCTGCGCAGAGCCGGGCAGTCGTGTCTGGCTCAGCCGTGCTACCAACCCAAACCGTAAACTCGCCTTCACGTGGGAGTTGGTGGAGCTGGATCACGGGCACCTCGCCTGCATTAATACAGCCAGGCCAAACAGCCTCGTGGCAGAAGCCATCGCCGCTGGGCGCGTGACGGCGTTGCAGGGCTACAGGCGCATGAGGCGAGAGGTAAAGTATGGTGATGCCAGCCGGGTCGACCTCTGGCTGGGCGAGCATGTGGACGGACGCCCTGATGCCTGGGTTGAAGTAAAGAGCGTGACATTGGGCTCGGCAGGGCGTGGACGTTTTCCTGACGCGGTAACACTGCGGGGGCAGAAGCATTTGCGCGAGCTCGCGGCAAAAGCCCGGCTGGGGGAGCGGGCGGTGCTCTTTTTCTGCGTCAGCCACACGGGTATAGACAGCGTTCGCCCGGCCGACGACATCGATCCCGTCTATGGACGGACATTGCGCGAGGCCGTGGAAGCGGGCGTCGAGGTTATGGCGTGGCGGTTGACGATAAGCCCGACGGCTATGAATGTGGACTGCCCGCTACCTGTCCTGCTTGAGTCTGCACCAGGCTAG
- a CDS encoding Crp/Fnr family transcriptional regulator has protein sequence MHLPGEHPEYLDLLFDSCRTAGDTLYAYLQDTGRVVDIFVGNQCERFVPGNHLLRLNSGQVELHLGDRVGIVLQPGDWFTIPDQSGCPLSYECEESGSLCIIPPSALQNALRAEAFSQSFTRMLMLQTQALTLAYTSASRYGTRPDAGFRRYHAGEIIIEQDAASDQVFTLMRGCARVEKSGVNVGSILEGDIFGVFSALVEGPYTADVVAETDVTVMSVPSSQFIQLIQAQPETFMRLLRTLSRNIQELNDRLIMELRDRGPSGTHTASS, from the coding sequence ATGCACCTGCCCGGCGAACACCCTGAATACCTGGACTTGCTGTTTGACAGCTGCAGAACGGCTGGAGACACCCTGTACGCCTACCTCCAGGACACCGGGCGGGTCGTCGATATTTTCGTTGGCAACCAGTGTGAGCGTTTCGTCCCCGGTAACCACCTTCTGCGGTTGAACAGCGGCCAGGTTGAGCTTCATCTGGGCGACCGGGTAGGCATTGTGCTGCAGCCTGGCGACTGGTTCACCATTCCGGACCAGTCGGGATGCCCGCTGAGCTACGAGTGCGAGGAATCCGGGAGCCTCTGTATCATACCCCCGAGTGCACTTCAGAACGCCCTGAGAGCAGAAGCTTTCTCCCAGAGCTTCACCCGTATGCTGATGCTCCAGACACAGGCTCTAACTCTGGCCTACACCTCAGCCAGCCGCTATGGCACCCGTCCCGACGCCGGCTTCCGACGCTATCACGCCGGTGAAATTATTATTGAACAGGATGCAGCATCAGATCAGGTATTCACGCTGATGCGTGGCTGTGCGCGGGTGGAAAAGAGCGGTGTCAACGTCGGCAGCATTCTCGAAGGCGATATCTTCGGCGTTTTCTCAGCGCTGGTCGAGGGACCGTACACAGCAGATGTTGTCGCTGAAACTGACGTTACTGTAATGAGTGTTCCCAGCAGTCAGTTCATTCAGCTGATACAGGCTCAGCCAGAAACCTTTATGCGCCTCTTGCGCACCCTTTCCCGAAATATCCAGGAGCTCAACGACAGGCTGATCATGGAGCTCCGCGACAGGGGCCCGAGCGGCACCCATACCGCGTCGAGCTAG
- a CDS encoding pentapeptide repeat-containing protein → MNEPIRMIDHPLFQALRNENVDAFNQARKSLNEVPSFAYCDFRGLDLRGLDATNLDLSNAYFRGADLRGVDFRQANLEGASIAGAKISGCYFPHKLAADELVMSLNHGTRMRYRQ, encoded by the coding sequence ATGAATGAACCCATCCGGATGATAGACCACCCTCTGTTCCAGGCCCTGCGGAATGAGAATGTAGACGCTTTTAACCAGGCACGGAAAAGTCTCAACGAAGTCCCCAGTTTCGCCTACTGCGATTTTCGTGGCCTTGACCTGCGCGGCTTGGACGCGACGAACCTGGACCTTAGTAACGCCTATTTCCGCGGAGCCGATCTGCGCGGCGTTGACTTTCGCCAGGCCAACCTGGAGGGTGCCAGCATCGCTGGTGCAAAAATATCGGGCTGCTATTTCCCGCACAAGCTGGCAGCCGATGAACTGGTGATGTCGCTCAATCACGGCACGCGCATGCGTTACCGACAGTAA
- a CDS encoding AAA family ATPase: MSGELIRNLQNPALFDHDVAGFSLHETHISWVLLTGEFAYKIKKPMDFGFLNFSTLDRRKHFCEEEVRLNQRLAPDLYLDVLAITGTPEKPELGGSGEPIDYAIRMRQFSQDNMLGNLHASGKLTTAHIDSLADQLARFHDSIPKVPAALNLGTPDAVREPMVQNFDQIRPLLGDPQLEAQLDQLEAWTLSTFDRLKPLIDRRYREGHVRECHGDLHLANITLYQDRVTIFDCIEFNDAFRWIDTCNDLAFLLMDLEDRGLHAYANRLLNRYLEATGDYEALALLDLYKAYRATIRAKIALFTRGNEGLSEGEKDQLTARYRQYVQLAETYESIPNRYLLVTTGCSGSGKSKMSLGLSEELGLIRIRSDVERKRLFGLPPTGTASREAGKDIYTKEATVETYQRLAQLAAQILQAGYPVIVDSAALRQSERQDLLEVAAEACAPGLILACEAPEDVLRARVRARQSAGGDASEADEQVLEMQLSNAEPLSAEEARVVLHVQTTEPEIDRLLAARIKAHFAGPIVDTAAQS, encoded by the coding sequence ATGAGCGGCGAGTTAATCAGGAACCTGCAGAACCCCGCACTATTCGACCACGACGTAGCGGGTTTCTCACTGCACGAGACTCATATCTCCTGGGTGCTGCTCACTGGCGAATTCGCATACAAAATCAAGAAGCCCATGGACTTCGGCTTCCTCAACTTTTCAACCCTGGACCGGCGCAAACACTTCTGTGAAGAAGAAGTCAGACTGAACCAGCGCCTCGCACCCGATCTCTACCTTGACGTTTTAGCGATAACTGGGACACCGGAGAAGCCTGAACTCGGCGGCAGTGGCGAGCCCATCGACTATGCCATACGCATGCGCCAGTTCAGCCAGGACAACATGCTGGGAAATCTTCATGCGAGCGGCAAACTGACGACAGCCCACATTGACAGCCTCGCTGACCAGCTCGCCCGGTTTCACGACAGCATTCCCAAGGTTCCGGCGGCACTGAACCTCGGTACACCCGACGCCGTACGCGAACCTATGGTTCAGAACTTTGACCAGATCAGGCCCCTGCTCGGCGACCCGCAGCTTGAGGCTCAGCTCGATCAACTGGAAGCCTGGACGCTCTCGACGTTTGACCGGCTCAAGCCTTTGATCGACCGTCGATATCGGGAAGGCCACGTGCGCGAATGCCACGGCGACCTGCACCTTGCCAATATAACGCTGTACCAGGACCGCGTGACCATCTTTGACTGCATCGAGTTCAACGATGCTTTTCGCTGGATTGACACCTGCAACGACCTGGCCTTCCTGCTCATGGATCTCGAAGACCGGGGCCTTCACGCCTATGCCAATCGGCTGCTCAACCGCTACCTGGAGGCCACTGGGGATTATGAAGCCCTGGCGCTACTTGACCTTTACAAGGCATACCGTGCAACGATCCGTGCGAAGATCGCTTTGTTTACCCGAGGCAACGAGGGCCTTTCGGAGGGTGAAAAAGACCAGCTGACTGCACGTTACCGGCAGTATGTCCAACTGGCGGAGACCTATGAGTCCATTCCCAACCGCTACCTGCTGGTAACCACCGGTTGTTCAGGCAGCGGAAAATCAAAGATGAGCCTGGGGTTAAGCGAAGAGCTGGGGCTCATCCGCATCCGTTCGGACGTGGAACGTAAACGGCTATTCGGCCTTCCGCCGACCGGTACCGCGTCCAGGGAAGCGGGCAAGGACATCTACACTAAAGAGGCGACGGTAGAGACCTACCAACGACTTGCACAGCTCGCAGCCCAGATCCTGCAGGCAGGCTACCCGGTGATCGTCGACTCTGCTGCCCTGCGCCAGTCCGAGCGCCAGGATCTGCTCGAGGTCGCGGCGGAGGCCTGCGCTCCCGGGCTGATACTGGCCTGTGAAGCGCCGGAAGACGTGCTTCGGGCACGGGTGAGAGCACGCCAGAGTGCAGGCGGTGATGCCTCCGAAGCGGACGAGCAGGTACTTGAAATGCAGCTGAGTAATGCCGAACCGTTAAGTGCAGAAGAAGCCCGGGTCGTGTTGCACGTACAGACCACGGAGCCCGAAATCGACCGTTTGCTTGCTGCCCGGATAAAAGCTCACTTCGCCGGCCCCATAGTCGATACCGCTGCGCAAAGCTAA
- the mrcB gene encoding penicillin-binding protein 1B, whose protein sequence is MTRSRSPRSRKNSRTSGFRRGLWRLALVALAGLAAWLVYLDAVVTSKFEGRRWEIPSRVYARPLELYEGAPVNAEALAAELQLLGYNAVPTVDDPGEYRRQGSRFTLQTRDFRFPDALEPSRRLQVTLAEDRVESMRVLSGSPEAIVRVDPVQIGGIYPNHGEDRVLVKLDQAPPFLRDALITVEDRDFDRHWGISLSGIARAAWANLQAGRVTQGGSTLTQQLVKNLYLSRDQTISRKVNEALMAILLDLHYSKDEILETYLNEVYLGQSGARSINGFGLASQFYFSRSFQRLELHHVALLVAMVKGPSYYDPRRHPQRALERRNLVLDMLAEHGVVPARQAQEARTRPLGVVDRGRYSDNRYPAFVDLVRRHLARDYQQADLQSEGLRIFTTLDPQVQAAAEKAVSETLEVLDPRESEAPLQAAAIFTGKENGEVTAVVGDRDPRFAGFNRALDANRSIGSLAKPMVYLTALAQPEKYTLMTPVKDEPFRLVFNNGDEWAPKNYSGQYHGQVPLHEALSHSYNLATVRLGLDVGIAEVTETFRDLGFEKPLTPYPSLFLGATTMAPIDVAELFQSIAASGFTVPLRTIREVTTSEGETLSRYDLEIEQRFSPQAMHLLHYAMQEVMREGTGRSVYNYVPSSLNLAGKTGTTDDGRDTWFAGFSGDHLGVVWLGRDGNAPTSLTGASGAMRVFGRVMGAIPQHSFSPIVPDGVAYYWVDPTVPAVTEEGCEGAVFLPFIEGSQPEKTINCDGSVTGRIKGWLNGWFD, encoded by the coding sequence ATGACACGATCCCGATCTCCCCGTTCCCGTAAAAACTCTCGCACAAGTGGCTTTCGCCGTGGCTTGTGGCGCCTGGCACTGGTAGCGCTTGCGGGCCTTGCCGCATGGCTGGTCTATCTCGATGCAGTCGTTACCAGCAAGTTTGAGGGACGGCGATGGGAGATACCTTCCCGGGTCTATGCCCGCCCGCTGGAGCTGTATGAGGGCGCACCGGTCAATGCGGAGGCGCTGGCTGCTGAACTGCAGCTGCTGGGGTACAACGCCGTGCCCACGGTAGACGATCCGGGTGAGTACCGTCGCCAGGGTTCCCGTTTTACGCTTCAAACCCGGGATTTCCGTTTCCCCGATGCGCTTGAACCGAGTCGGCGCCTGCAGGTGACACTGGCGGAGGACCGGGTTGAGTCCATGCGTGTGCTTTCGGGGAGCCCGGAGGCCATCGTGCGTGTCGATCCGGTTCAGATAGGGGGAATCTATCCCAACCATGGCGAAGACCGCGTTCTGGTCAAACTCGACCAGGCGCCGCCCTTCTTGCGTGATGCGTTGATCACGGTGGAAGACCGGGATTTTGACCGCCACTGGGGTATCAGCCTTAGCGGTATTGCCCGGGCGGCCTGGGCCAATCTCCAGGCAGGGCGTGTTACCCAAGGCGGCAGTACGCTCACCCAGCAGCTGGTTAAGAACCTCTACCTCAGCCGGGACCAGACAATCAGTCGCAAGGTCAATGAAGCCCTGATGGCAATCCTGCTCGACCTGCACTACAGCAAAGATGAGATACTGGAAACCTACCTCAACGAGGTGTACCTGGGACAATCCGGGGCTCGCTCCATCAACGGCTTCGGTTTGGCCAGTCAGTTTTACTTCTCGCGCTCTTTCCAGCGATTGGAGCTGCATCACGTGGCCCTTCTGGTCGCCATGGTCAAAGGGCCCAGCTATTACGATCCCCGACGGCACCCGCAACGCGCACTCGAACGACGTAACCTGGTGCTGGACATGCTTGCAGAGCATGGCGTTGTGCCTGCCCGGCAGGCCCAGGAAGCGCGTACCCGGCCTCTCGGAGTAGTGGATCGCGGGCGATACTCCGATAACCGTTACCCGGCGTTTGTCGATCTTGTGCGCCGGCACCTGGCACGCGACTATCAGCAGGCTGACCTGCAAAGTGAAGGTTTACGCATCTTTACGACCCTTGATCCCCAGGTTCAGGCGGCGGCGGAGAAGGCGGTGAGCGAGACCTTGGAGGTGCTCGACCCGAGGGAGAGTGAAGCTCCACTGCAGGCGGCCGCTATTTTTACCGGTAAGGAGAACGGCGAAGTCACCGCGGTGGTTGGCGACCGCGACCCGCGCTTTGCCGGTTTTAACCGGGCCCTCGACGCCAACCGCTCGATTGGCTCCCTGGCCAAACCCATGGTCTATCTCACCGCCCTGGCCCAGCCGGAAAAATATACCCTGATGACGCCGGTGAAGGATGAGCCGTTTCGGCTTGTATTCAATAACGGTGACGAGTGGGCACCGAAAAACTATTCCGGCCAATACCATGGACAAGTACCTCTGCACGAAGCCCTGAGCCACTCCTACAATCTGGCCACGGTTCGGCTGGGTCTGGACGTGGGCATTGCAGAGGTCACGGAGACGTTTCGGGATTTGGGTTTCGAGAAACCGCTGACGCCGTATCCGTCGCTGTTTTTGGGCGCGACGACAATGGCGCCGATCGACGTGGCCGAGTTGTTCCAATCGATTGCCGCGTCCGGGTTCACAGTGCCGTTACGCACTATCAGGGAAGTCACCACCTCTGAGGGCGAAACACTGTCGCGCTACGATCTGGAGATAGAGCAGCGCTTCAGTCCGCAGGCCATGCACTTGCTGCACTACGCCATGCAGGAGGTGATGCGCGAAGGTACGGGACGGTCGGTATACAACTATGTTCCGTCGTCCTTGAATCTGGCCGGGAAAACAGGCACCACGGATGATGGCCGGGACACCTGGTTTGCCGGTTTCAGCGGTGATCACCTGGGCGTAGTCTGGCTGGGACGTGACGGCAATGCGCCAACCAGTCTCACTGGCGCAAGCGGGGCGATGCGCGTGTTCGGACGCGTTATGGGCGCGATCCCCCAGCATAGTTTCTCGCCTATCGTCCCGGACGGTGTGGCTTATTACTGGGTCGACCCCACGGTGCCGGCGGTGACCGAGGAAGGCTGTGAAGGGGCTGTGTTTCTACCATTTATAGAAGGTAGCCAGCCTGAAAAGACAATCAATTGCGACGGTTCGGTTACTGGCCGTATCAAGGGCTGGCTCAATGGCTGGTTCGATTAG
- the hemL gene encoding glutamate-1-semialdehyde 2,1-aminomutase encodes MTRSEALFAEAQKYIPGGVNSPVRAFKGVGGTPVFFKSAKGAYLYDEDDRRYTDYVGSWGPMITGHSDERVLAALREQLDQGTGFGAPTEVETAMARKVCELMPSIDLVRMVNSGTEATMSAVRLARGFTGRDKIVKFEGCYHGHVDSLLVKAGSGALTMGVPNSPGIPASLAEHTLTVRYNDIDSVREVFRIHGDAIAAVIVEPVAGNMNCIPPLPGFLEGLREVCDGHGSVLIFDEVMSGFRVALGGAQAHYGVTPDLTALGKIIGGGLPVGAFGGKRAIMEMLSPLGPVYQAGTLSGNPLAMRAGLTVLNAISEPGFHDRLGHMAQRLMAGLSAAAGRAGIPLQVQGVGGMFGLFFTDKGPIAHFDEVMACDTERFNRFFHGMLDKGFYLAPSAFEAGFVSAAHTEADIDDTVLAAESVLQTLG; translated from the coding sequence ATGACTCGTTCTGAAGCCCTTTTTGCCGAGGCACAAAAATACATCCCAGGCGGAGTGAACTCACCGGTTCGTGCATTTAAGGGCGTCGGTGGTACGCCCGTTTTCTTCAAGAGCGCAAAAGGCGCCTACCTGTATGATGAGGATGACCGGCGTTACACCGATTATGTCGGCTCATGGGGGCCCATGATCACCGGCCACAGTGACGAACGCGTGCTTGCAGCGCTAAGGGAGCAGCTGGACCAGGGCACCGGTTTCGGCGCGCCGACAGAGGTCGAGACTGCTATGGCGCGGAAGGTTTGTGAACTCATGCCCTCCATCGACCTTGTGCGCATGGTGAATTCCGGCACAGAGGCGACCATGAGCGCGGTGCGGCTCGCCCGGGGTTTTACTGGCCGCGACAAGATCGTCAAGTTCGAGGGTTGCTACCACGGCCATGTGGATTCACTGCTGGTGAAGGCTGGCTCCGGCGCCTTGACGATGGGTGTCCCGAATTCTCCTGGCATTCCAGCCAGCCTGGCAGAGCACACGCTGACTGTACGCTACAACGACATCGATAGCGTGCGTGAGGTTTTCAGGATTCACGGCGATGCTATCGCAGCGGTCATCGTCGAACCGGTCGCAGGCAACATGAACTGTATTCCTCCCCTACCGGGGTTTCTGGAAGGCCTGCGGGAGGTCTGTGACGGGCACGGCAGTGTTCTGATTTTTGACGAAGTCATGTCCGGGTTTCGGGTCGCGCTCGGCGGTGCCCAGGCACATTACGGCGTTACGCCGGACCTGACAGCCCTCGGTAAGATCATCGGCGGTGGCCTGCCGGTAGGGGCGTTCGGTGGTAAACGGGCGATCATGGAAATGCTCTCGCCTCTCGGACCCGTCTATCAGGCTGGAACCCTGTCGGGCAACCCCCTGGCCATGCGTGCCGGGCTGACGGTGTTAAACGCGATATCCGAGCCAGGCTTCCACGACCGCCTGGGCCACATGGCCCAACGCCTCATGGCGGGGCTAAGCGCTGCTGCCGGTCGCGCAGGAATACCGCTGCAAGTCCAGGGCGTCGGCGGTATGTTCGGCCTGTTTTTTACCGACAAAGGGCCAATTGCCCACTTTGACGAGGTCATGGCCTGCGATACCGAGCGCTTCAACCGCTTTTTTCATGGCATGCTGGACAAAGGGTTCTATCTCGCACCGTCGGCGTTTGAGGCTGGGTTTGTGTCAGCCGCGCATACGGAAGCGGATATCGACGATACCGTACTGGCAGCCGAATCGGTTCTGCAAACCCTCGGCTAA
- the thiE gene encoding thiamine phosphate synthase — MVSLPSCGLYAITDAALLPGEQLFAGVEAALRGGAAMVQYRDKTASAKERRQRAGRLLAVCRSHQRPLIINDDLALALELDADGVHLGQDDGDLHAARAALGPQKLLGATCHGSLDLARSASGSGCDYLAFGRFFGSQTKSHAVPAPLAVLAAAQELQLPLVAIGGISLDNAGQALTAGADFLAVVNGLFGADDIEARAREFIQLIHAARTRDEQPRSPHDSF; from the coding sequence ATGGTGAGTTTGCCCTCGTGCGGCCTGTACGCCATCACGGATGCTGCACTGCTGCCTGGAGAACAGCTTTTCGCGGGTGTGGAGGCCGCGCTTCGCGGCGGCGCGGCCATGGTCCAGTATCGCGACAAGACCGCTAGCGCGAAAGAGCGCAGACAGCGCGCAGGCCGGCTGCTGGCAGTATGCCGATCGCACCAGCGACCATTGATCATCAATGATGATCTGGCGTTAGCGCTGGAACTCGACGCAGACGGCGTACACCTCGGTCAGGACGATGGTGATCTCCACGCGGCGCGCGCGGCTCTGGGACCGCAGAAACTTCTCGGCGCGACTTGCCATGGCTCCCTCGATCTGGCCCGTAGCGCCTCAGGGTCCGGCTGCGATTACCTGGCATTCGGTCGTTTCTTTGGCTCACAAACAAAAAGCCACGCCGTGCCGGCACCGCTCGCCGTTCTTGCCGCGGCTCAGGAGTTACAGCTGCCTTTAGTCGCTATTGGCGGAATCAGCCTGGACAATGCTGGACAGGCACTTACGGCCGGCGCGGATTTCCTGGCCGTCGTCAACGGGCTGTTCGGTGCCGACGATATAGAAGCGCGCGCCCGCGAATTTATCCAACTCATTCATGCTGCTCGCACTCGGGACGAGCAGCCAAGGAGCCCCCATGACTCGTTCTGA
- the thiD gene encoding bifunctional hydroxymethylpyrimidine kinase/phosphomethylpyrimidine kinase, with the protein MQKLPTVLVLSGLDPSGGAGIQADIQAITALGAHPLPVVTCLTVQDTRNVYDSVAVDTDLLRRQLMCLREDIQVDAIKLGALGSAAIVDLLVDFLRSQPPCPLVLDPVIKAAGGGELADNALVARMRQKLFPRATVITPNGPELSILGDDEDPQRAAMKLLDGGCPAVLATGGHGEDPLITNRLYTRNAAPKDWKLKRNGGEYHGSGCTLAAALSAGLARRQSLSDAIENAQSYVSGTINRALRVGRGQPVPYRGPTERTEGR; encoded by the coding sequence ATGCAAAAACTACCCACTGTGCTCGTTTTGTCCGGTCTCGACCCCTCAGGTGGTGCTGGCATCCAGGCTGACATTCAGGCTATCACCGCACTCGGTGCTCACCCTCTGCCGGTGGTGACCTGTCTAACCGTGCAGGATACGCGCAACGTATACGACAGCGTCGCCGTCGATACGGATTTGCTGCGCCGGCAACTCATGTGCCTTCGCGAGGACATTCAGGTCGACGCAATCAAGCTCGGGGCCCTGGGTAGTGCCGCAATTGTCGACCTGCTGGTTGATTTTCTGCGGAGCCAACCGCCATGCCCGCTGGTCCTGGACCCGGTCATCAAGGCCGCGGGTGGTGGTGAACTTGCAGATAATGCCCTGGTCGCACGGATGCGCCAGAAACTGTTCCCTCGCGCCACTGTAATTACCCCTAATGGGCCAGAGCTGTCGATTCTCGGTGATGACGAGGATCCCCAACGCGCGGCAATGAAGCTGCTGGACGGAGGTTGCCCGGCCGTGCTCGCAACCGGAGGCCATGGCGAAGACCCTCTAATCACCAACCGCCTCTACACGCGCAATGCTGCGCCGAAGGACTGGAAACTGAAACGAAACGGCGGAGAGTACCATGGCTCCGGCTGCACCCTCGCTGCAGCGCTGAGTGCGGGGCTCGCACGACGGCAGAGCCTGAGCGATGCCATCGAGAACGCGCAGAGTTACGTCAGCGGCACAATAAACCGCGCTTTGCGGGTGGGACGGGGCCAGCCGGTGCCTTACCGCGGACCCACCGAGCGAACTGAAGGACGTTAG
- the hemJ gene encoding protoporphyrinogen oxidase HemJ, whose amino-acid sequence MLWVKAFHIIAIVCWFAGLFYLPRLYVYHAQADDQLSRDRFKVMERKLYRGITTPSMVATLLLGLWLMSFNPGYFMSQGWIHAKLTLVLILVGYHIYCGRLLAQFRDDRNTHGHVFYRWFNEFPVLILVGVVVLAIVKPF is encoded by the coding sequence ATGCTCTGGGTAAAAGCATTTCACATCATTGCTATCGTCTGTTGGTTTGCCGGCCTGTTCTATCTGCCCCGGCTGTACGTCTATCACGCCCAGGCAGACGACCAGCTCAGCCGGGACCGTTTCAAAGTCATGGAACGCAAGCTTTACCGCGGCATTACCACGCCAAGCATGGTAGCCACGCTCTTGCTCGGTCTGTGGCTGATGAGTTTCAATCCCGGTTACTTCATGAGCCAGGGCTGGATCCACGCCAAACTGACTTTGGTGCTTATCCTGGTCGGCTATCATATATACTGCGGCCGGCTTCTGGCGCAGTTCCGGGATGACCGGAACACCCATGGCCATGTATTTTACCGATGGTTTAACGAGTTCCCGGTACTGATCCTGGTCGGGGTTGTCGTTCTAGCGATAGTGAAGCCTTTCTGA